Proteins encoded within one genomic window of Verrucomicrobiota bacterium:
- the mazG gene encoding nucleoside triphosphate pyrophosphohydrolase, whose amino-acid sequence MNEEKRPIDRLLEIMDKLRAPEGCPWDREQNHQTIKKDLIEECYELAEAIDMGDDDMLREELGDLLLQVVFHAQIAKEEGRFDFEAVAKEIGDKLVRRHPHVFGEVRIDNSEAVLKQWDAIKAVEYSGKEGAAQRSSALDGIPRELPTLLKAEKILKKAGKVGFTWKTPEAALAKFEEEAKELEEVIGSSDEAAVKDELGDVLFTLVNMIRLKGYSADDLLAATIRKFDERFRILENHLKEQNQDWDDYSLDEMNKLFKKLRNS is encoded by the coding sequence ATGAACGAGGAAAAACGCCCCATTGACCGCCTTCTAGAGATTATGGACAAGCTCCGTGCCCCTGAGGGTTGTCCTTGGGACAGGGAACAAAACCATCAGACAATCAAGAAAGATTTGATTGAGGAATGTTATGAATTAGCGGAAGCCATCGATATGGGTGATGATGACATGCTTCGGGAGGAATTGGGCGATTTGCTCCTTCAGGTCGTTTTCCACGCGCAAATCGCGAAGGAGGAAGGCCGCTTTGACTTTGAGGCTGTCGCCAAGGAAATCGGGGATAAACTCGTCCGTCGCCATCCGCATGTCTTTGGGGAAGTGCGGATTGATAACTCAGAAGCTGTTCTCAAACAATGGGATGCGATTAAAGCCGTGGAGTATTCAGGCAAGGAGGGGGCCGCCCAGAGATCCTCGGCTTTGGACGGGATTCCCCGTGAATTACCCACTCTCCTGAAGGCGGAAAAAATCCTGAAGAAAGCCGGAAAAGTCGGATTCACTTGGAAAACCCCGGAAGCCGCCTTGGCAAAATTTGAAGAGGAAGCCAAGGAACTCGAAGAGGTCATAGGCTCCAGTGATGAAGCCGCGGTCAAGGATGAACTCGGGGATGTGCTCTTTACTTTGGTGAATATGATCCGCCTCAAAGGTTATTCCGCCGATGATCTCCTCGCTGCGACTATCCGGAAATTCGATGAACGTTTCCGTATCCTTGAAAACCATTTGAAAGAACAAAATCAGGATTGGGACGATTATTCTCTTGATGAAATGAATAAACTCTTCAAAAAACTTCGTAATTCTTGA
- a CDS encoding helix-hairpin-helix domain-containing protein: MSQTTLDINSCNAEDLSKFTGLSDDISKNVVEFRNSKGAFYHISEILEVPDVDRNAFIKLTGLSRKKADSCILRYNIKKIVKLGRASEFTF, translated from the coding sequence ATGAGCCAGACGACGTTGGACATCAATTCATGCAATGCCGAAGACTTAAGTAAATTTACTGGACTCTCCGACGATATCTCGAAAAATGTTGTTGAGTTTAGAAATTCAAAAGGAGCCTTCTACCACATAAGCGAAATCTTGGAAGTTCCTGATGTAGACCGGAATGCCTTTATCAAGCTGACTGGCCTCTCCCGGAAAAAGGCAGATTCCTGTATCCTTCGTTATAACATTAAAAAAATCGTCAAGCTTGGCAGGGCTAGTGAATTCACTTTCTAA
- a CDS encoding roadblock/LC7 domain-containing protein has protein sequence MIKLISNLPTLSGAMLCSDDGLPIARDFNPLLPADMIGASLSACLKQAQDSLKETPYKEVHSMSIELAGHLMTVFHQGKLYLVVLHDHGQISGRINKIVSDILAKLPQTSLTK, from the coding sequence GTGATTAAACTCATCAGCAACCTACCCACCCTTTCGGGGGCGATGCTCTGTTCGGATGACGGCCTCCCCATTGCACGCGATTTTAATCCCCTCTTACCCGCTGACATGATCGGGGCTTCCCTCTCAGCCTGTTTGAAACAAGCTCAGGATTCACTGAAAGAAACTCCTTATAAGGAAGTCCACTCCATGTCCATCGAGTTAGCAGGCCACTTGATGACTGTATTCCATCAAGGTAAACTTTATCTCGTGGTCCTCCATGATCATGGCCAAATATCCGGACGCATTAATAAAATCGTCAGTGATATCCTTGCGAAATTACCCCAGACATCACTGACCAAGTAA
- the ilvB gene encoding biosynthetic-type acetolactate synthase large subunit, with the protein MATKSLRNKSVPAKKDASARLQQPMRGCDIVVSALEREGVEVIFAYPGGASMELHQGLTRSKKIRTVLPRHEQGGVFAAEGYARATGKVGVCMATSGPGAMNLLTGIADAFMDSIPMVAITGQVPQHMIGRGAFQETDVFGMTLPIVKHSYLVTDINDIPRIIKEAFYIASSGRPGPVLVDIPKNIQQTYTRPIWPDKVELRGYHLPPPPDELSLNEVVGLIEHANKPMIYCGGGVISANASKELTQFAEKTGIHVATTIMGVGAIPENHALSLKWLGMHGTVYANNAVNEADLILAIGVRFDDRVCGKFEEFAKNATIIHIDIDASEINKNKFAHFPINADLKATLSKLIKMVRPGKYEEWNKQVAEWKAKYPLKFKLTDEVMSNLYIKDFLGGDISEVIMQQHVIQLLSEMTKGEAIITTGVGQHQMWAGQFYTYKNPRSYITSAGAGSMGYGYPAALGAKVGRPDKQVIDIDGDGSFMMNIQELATAHIEKIAAKAIILNNQHLGMVVQWEDHIYDSNRGHTYLGDPDFPHTIYPDFITVAKGFGVKAERVFHKRDLKAALQRMLDSEEAYLLDVIVPFTEHVIPFIPAGKTYKEIITE; encoded by the coding sequence ATGGCAACTAAATCCTTACGTAATAAATCTGTTCCGGCGAAAAAAGACGCGTCGGCTCGTCTCCAGCAACCCATGCGCGGCTGCGACATTGTCGTCTCGGCCCTAGAGCGTGAAGGCGTAGAGGTCATTTTTGCTTATCCGGGTGGCGCCAGTATGGAGCTCCATCAAGGGCTCACACGTTCCAAAAAAATCCGCACAGTCCTTCCCCGTCATGAACAAGGGGGAGTCTTTGCAGCAGAAGGATATGCGCGGGCTACGGGTAAGGTGGGCGTGTGTATGGCCACGAGTGGGCCGGGAGCGATGAATCTTTTGACGGGTATCGCTGATGCTTTCATGGACTCGATTCCCATGGTGGCGATTACGGGCCAAGTGCCCCAGCACATGATTGGTCGTGGAGCATTCCAAGAAACAGACGTTTTCGGGATGACCCTTCCGATTGTTAAACACAGCTATCTCGTGACGGATATCAATGATATTCCCCGGATTATCAAAGAAGCTTTTTATATAGCTTCCTCCGGGCGTCCCGGTCCCGTTTTAGTGGATATTCCAAAAAATATCCAACAGACCTATACCCGACCTATCTGGCCCGATAAAGTTGAATTACGTGGTTACCATTTGCCGCCTCCTCCGGATGAACTTTCCCTAAATGAAGTCGTGGGGCTTATCGAGCACGCGAATAAACCGATGATTTATTGCGGGGGTGGGGTCATCTCGGCTAATGCTAGCAAGGAACTCACGCAATTTGCGGAGAAAACCGGTATTCATGTGGCTACGACCATCATGGGCGTGGGAGCTATTCCTGAAAATCATGCCTTGTCACTAAAATGGCTCGGGATGCACGGCACCGTGTATGCGAATAACGCTGTGAATGAGGCCGATTTGATTTTGGCCATCGGTGTGCGTTTCGATGATCGTGTGTGCGGGAAGTTTGAAGAATTCGCCAAGAATGCGACAATCATCCATATCGATATCGATGCATCCGAAATTAACAAAAATAAATTCGCCCATTTTCCGATCAATGCCGACCTGAAAGCGACCTTGAGCAAATTGATTAAAATGGTTCGTCCCGGCAAATATGAGGAGTGGAATAAGCAAGTTGCCGAATGGAAGGCGAAATACCCGCTGAAATTCAAACTTACTGATGAAGTGATGTCGAATCTTTATATCAAGGATTTCCTCGGGGGCGATATCAGCGAGGTGATCATGCAGCAGCATGTGATCCAGCTGCTGAGTGAAATGACTAAGGGTGAGGCCATCATCACCACGGGCGTGGGCCAACATCAAATGTGGGCAGGACAATTTTATACCTATAAAAATCCCCGTTCCTATATCACGTCTGCGGGGGCGGGCTCGATGGGGTATGGGTATCCCGCCGCATTAGGCGCCAAAGTAGGGCGTCCTGATAAACAGGTGATCGATATCGATGGTGACGGCAGCTTCATGATGAATATCCAAGAGCTGGCCACTGCGCATATTGAAAAAATCGCCGCAAAGGCGATTATCTTAAATAACCAACATTTGGGAATGGTGGTGCAGTGGGAGGATCATATTTATGATTCAAACCGTGGACATACTTATCTGGGAGACCCGGATTTCCCCCATACGATTTATCCGGACTTTATTACCGTCGCCAAAGGGTTTGGGGTGAAGGCTGAACGTGTCTTTCATAAACGTGATTTGAAAGCCGCTTTGCAGAGGATGCTCGATTCTGAAGAAGCCTATCTTCTCGATGTTATTGTGCCTTTCACCGAGCACGTGATACCGTTCATTCCGGCTGGCAAAACCTACAAGGAAATTATTACCGAGTAA